In Vagococcus hydrophili, one DNA window encodes the following:
- a CDS encoding serine hydrolase domain-containing protein — protein sequence MTFKKLKEKKVMILVASVSLVALILFGAVSKSNSFHAESKTKPTEQETTMNEIDRLVDDSNMFGSLVMMKNGEAIYTQSYGMADAEGKIKNDQDIIYPIASLQKSMTAVMIAQLISEDKLTYDTTIDKFYEDLDHAEEVTVRDLIDHTSGFVMPEVASDSVLKTEQEQLENALKTSEYNGNREFQYSNGNYSFLAGIIMKLDERSYEESLQTRILNPLHMKNTYLWSNLPKDVQLPKEYFYHEDKNYQTDTLVYSEELMSTLLGAGNVYATAEDVAIFETSLNNGVLLKDEEYLELFGIQHNDLMARMGNISSQGAGGGYSSYVYGDITNQNVVVFLVNQSSPTDSIPVMENLYQQLLEF from the coding sequence ATGACGTTCAAAAAATTAAAAGAAAAAAAAGTTATGATCCTTGTCGCTTCTGTTTCCTTGGTTGCCCTTATATTATTTGGTGCTGTTTCTAAATCTAATTCATTTCACGCTGAATCTAAAACAAAACCAACGGAACAAGAAACAACTATGAACGAAATCGACAGACTTGTTGATGATTCAAATATGTTTGGTTCACTTGTTATGATGAAAAATGGCGAAGCTATCTATACACAAAGTTATGGGATGGCAGATGCTGAAGGTAAAATTAAAAACGATCAGGATATTATTTATCCGATTGCCTCACTACAAAAAAGTATGACGGCTGTCATGATTGCCCAATTAATTAGCGAAGATAAATTAACTTATGATACAACTATTGATAAATTCTATGAAGATTTAGATCACGCAGAGGAAGTTACGGTTCGTGATTTGATTGACCATACTAGCGGTTTTGTGATGCCAGAAGTCGCAAGCGATTCTGTTCTAAAAACTGAACAAGAACAACTAGAAAACGCCCTAAAAACGAGTGAATACAATGGTAATAGAGAATTTCAATATTCAAATGGAAACTATTCATTCTTAGCTGGAATTATCATGAAATTAGATGAGCGTTCATATGAAGAAAGTTTACAAACGAGAATTCTTAATCCACTTCATATGAAGAATACTTATCTTTGGAGTAATTTACCTAAGGATGTCCAATTACCTAAAGAATATTTCTATCATGAAGATAAGAATTATCAAACAGATACATTGGTTTATTCTGAAGAATTAATGAGTACCCTTCTTGGTGCTGGTAATGTTTATGCGACAGCTGAGGATGTGGCGATTTTTGAAACTTCTTTAAACAATGGGGTTTTACTTAAAGATGAGGAATACCTTGAATTATTTGGTATTCAGCATAATGATTTGATGGCTAGAATGGGAAATATCTCATCCCAAGGTGCAGGTGGTGGATACAGTAGCTACGTTTACGGTGATATTACTAATCAAAATGTAGTGGTCTTCCTTGTTAATCAATCTTCACCAACTGATTCGATACCAGTAATGGAAAACTTGTATCAACAACTATTAGAATTTTAA
- the gshAB gene encoding bifunctional glutamate--cysteine ligase GshA/glutathione synthetase GshB, with protein sequence MNSIKNKLASEMIKPLFKEFRLGLEKESQRVTPLGDLAKTEHPKKVGSRDFHPYIQTDFSETQIELITPVFESNEETLRFLGALHDVTLRSLDDKERLWPLSMPPVLPKCHREIVIAKLSDQGDVNYRRYLAKVYGKRKQMVSGIHYNFEFSDEMIQQLYEESQTKQTFEGFRTELYLKTSRHYLRYRWLITYLFGASPFAEEGYFLNERPDEPVRSIRNSHFGYTNRPEIKASYESIEKYVADIEHLIDNGDLIEAKEFYSSVRLRGTDDLEELLEKGVSYIELRNIDLDPFSEYGISEETLTFLHLFVMTMLWLDEKDISSDDLLAQGTAINEDVSLEHPLDQTAYLDEGIWLLKEMKDMAQSIGLTKEQQAVIEMATLRLEKPEETLAGRIVLEEQKSGVSNQELGTKIAEDYYEKAWEKPYQLSGYRQMELSTQILMFDAIQNGVKVEVLDENDQFLKLTFNNRVEYVKNGNMTSKDSYVVPLLMENKTVTKKVLAKAGFRVPLGKEFSSVEKAELSYELFAKKGFVVKPKSTNYGLGISIFKDGASLEDYQKALEIAFKEDSDILVEEFLPGTEYRFFVLDGKTRAVMLRVPANVVGDGVRTIEALVSEKNKDSLRGTHHRSPLELIQLGDLEQLMLKEQGLTIDSIPEKEQIVYLRENSNVSTGGDSIDITDEMDESYKKIAEAATESLGAVICGIDLIIPDRNIEGTKESNTYGIIEGNFNPAMHMHIYPFAGKNRRLTMDVLRLLYPELEK encoded by the coding sequence ATGAACTCAATTAAAAATAAATTAGCATCAGAAATGATAAAACCCTTATTTAAAGAGTTTCGACTTGGTTTAGAAAAAGAAAGTCAGCGTGTGACCCCATTAGGTGATTTAGCCAAAACAGAGCATCCCAAAAAAGTTGGCTCACGAGATTTCCATCCTTATATTCAAACAGATTTTAGTGAAACACAAATTGAACTAATTACCCCAGTTTTTGAATCAAATGAAGAAACATTACGTTTTTTAGGAGCACTTCATGATGTGACCTTGCGCTCTTTAGATGATAAGGAAAGATTATGGCCTCTAAGTATGCCACCAGTTTTACCTAAGTGTCATCGTGAGATTGTGATTGCTAAACTTAGTGATCAGGGAGATGTGAACTATCGTCGCTACTTAGCTAAAGTTTACGGTAAGAGAAAACAAATGGTGAGTGGGATTCATTACAATTTTGAATTTTCAGATGAGATGATTCAACAATTATACGAAGAATCACAAACAAAACAAACATTTGAAGGCTTTAGAACAGAGCTTTATTTGAAGACGTCACGTCATTATTTAAGGTATCGTTGGTTGATTACTTATTTATTTGGGGCAAGTCCTTTTGCAGAAGAGGGTTATTTCTTAAATGAACGCCCAGATGAACCAGTAAGAAGTATCCGTAATAGTCATTTTGGTTATACCAACCGTCCAGAAATCAAAGCATCATACGAATCAATTGAGAAATACGTGGCAGACATTGAGCATTTAATTGATAATGGCGATTTAATTGAGGCGAAGGAATTTTATTCTTCTGTGCGACTAAGAGGGACGGATGATTTGGAAGAGTTGCTTGAAAAAGGTGTCTCATACATAGAGCTTCGAAACATCGATTTAGATCCATTTTCTGAGTATGGAATTTCGGAAGAAACCCTAACCTTCCTACACCTATTTGTGATGACGATGTTGTGGCTAGACGAAAAAGACATCAGTTCAGATGATTTATTAGCACAAGGAACAGCAATCAATGAAGATGTTTCTTTGGAACATCCACTAGATCAAACGGCTTATTTAGACGAAGGTATATGGTTGTTAAAAGAAATGAAAGACATGGCCCAAAGTATTGGTTTAACAAAAGAACAACAAGCTGTGATTGAAATGGCTACGTTACGATTAGAGAAACCAGAAGAAACTTTAGCTGGAAGAATTGTTTTAGAGGAACAAAAATCTGGTGTCAGCAATCAAGAATTAGGAACAAAAATCGCAGAAGATTATTACGAAAAAGCGTGGGAGAAACCTTACCAGTTATCAGGTTACCGACAAATGGAACTATCCACACAAATTTTAATGTTTGATGCCATTCAAAATGGGGTGAAAGTAGAAGTCTTAGATGAAAATGATCAATTTTTAAAACTAACTTTCAACAACCGAGTAGAGTATGTCAAAAATGGTAACATGACAAGTAAAGACTCTTATGTGGTTCCACTTCTAATGGAAAATAAAACGGTGACGAAAAAAGTGCTAGCTAAAGCAGGTTTCAGAGTTCCTTTAGGGAAAGAATTCTCTAGTGTTGAGAAAGCTGAACTTAGTTATGAATTGTTTGCCAAAAAAGGCTTTGTGGTGAAACCTAAATCAACCAACTATGGATTAGGTATCTCTATTTTTAAAGATGGCGCTTCTCTTGAAGATTACCAAAAAGCTCTAGAAATTGCCTTTAAAGAAGATTCTGATATTTTAGTGGAAGAATTTTTACCAGGAACAGAATACCGTTTCTTTGTCTTAGATGGTAAAACTCGAGCAGTGATGTTACGTGTGCCAGCCAATGTGGTGGGAGATGGCGTACGCACAATTGAAGCCTTAGTTTCAGAAAAAAATAAAGACAGCTTAAGAGGAACTCATCATCGTTCACCTCTTGAGTTAATTCAATTAGGTGACTTGGAACAGTTAATGTTAAAAGAACAGGGATTAACGATTGATAGTATCCCTGAAAAAGAGCAAATTGTTTATCTCCGAGAGAATTCCAATGTGAGTACAGGTGGTGATTCGATTGATATTACAGATGAAATGGATGAAAGTTATAAAAAAATCGCAGAAGCAGCCACAGAAAGTTTAGGAGCAGTGATTTGTGGGATTGATTTGATTATCCCAGATCGAAATATAGAAGGTACTAAAGAAAGTAATACGTACGGCATTATCGAAGGGAACTTTAACCCTGCGATGCACATGCACATTTACCCGTTTGCAGGAAAGAATCGTCGATTAACAATGGATGTGTTGCGATTACTTTATCCAGAATTAGAAAAATAA
- a CDS encoding PTS fructose transporter subunit IIABC gives MKVTDLLAMDCMIMDLKATDKKSAIKEMVSKLHEAGRINDQEMFEVGIIKREEQTSTGLGDGIAMPHSKNSAVVRPTVLFAKSSTGVDYEALDGQPTFLFFMIAAPEGANDTHLQALAGLSRLLLNPELITSLKQATNPEAVISIFDTAQKEYDQAQAAEEEVQTATERPFVIAVTACPTGIAHTYMAEDALKNKAKEMNVEIKVETNGSEGVKHHLTAEDIERAAGVIVAADKNVEMARFEGKHLINRPVSDGIKKTEELINLALKQEAPIYHHSGNSEAEESSEKASGSIGSQIYKHLMNGISHMLPFVIGGGIIIALSFMVDQFMGVPQEELSKLGSYHELAAQLNTIGGAAFGFMLPVLAGFIASSIADRPGLVVGFAAGALANTGGAGFLGALLGGFIAGYVVEFLRKILKGLPKSLDGIKTILFYPLFGVLITGAIMLVVNVPMAAINDGLNNFLNGLSGGNAALLGALLGGMMAIDLGGPVNKAAYVFGTGTLAATVATGGSPMMAAVMAGGMVPPLAIAIATILFKDKFTKKDKDAGLTNLVMGFSFITEGAIPFAASDPLKMIPSFVVGSALTGALVGGAGIKLMAPHGGIFVIMLVNKPILYLGFILIGSFVSAIVLGLLKKKV, from the coding sequence ATGAAAGTAACGGATTTATTGGCAATGGACTGTATGATCATGGATTTAAAAGCGACTGATAAAAAGTCTGCGATTAAAGAGATGGTGAGTAAGTTACACGAAGCAGGTCGTATTAATGATCAAGAAATGTTTGAAGTAGGGATTATTAAACGTGAGGAACAAACATCAACTGGTTTAGGTGATGGAATTGCGATGCCTCATTCAAAAAATAGTGCGGTAGTTAGACCAACTGTATTATTCGCTAAAAGTTCAACAGGTGTTGACTATGAAGCGCTAGACGGTCAACCGACCTTTTTATTCTTTATGATTGCCGCTCCAGAAGGCGCTAATGACACACATTTACAAGCTTTAGCTGGATTGTCTCGTTTGCTTTTAAACCCAGAGTTAATTACCTCTTTAAAACAGGCAACAAACCCAGAAGCAGTGATTTCAATTTTTGACACAGCGCAAAAAGAGTATGATCAAGCGCAAGCAGCAGAAGAGGAAGTCCAAACAGCAACAGAACGTCCTTTTGTGATTGCGGTGACAGCCTGCCCGACAGGTATTGCTCACACGTACATGGCAGAAGATGCTCTGAAAAACAAAGCTAAAGAGATGAATGTTGAGATTAAAGTCGAAACAAATGGTTCTGAAGGTGTGAAACATCATTTAACGGCGGAGGACATTGAGCGCGCTGCGGGAGTGATTGTTGCCGCAGATAAAAATGTCGAGATGGCTAGATTCGAAGGGAAGCATTTAATCAATCGTCCCGTTAGTGATGGTATCAAAAAAACAGAAGAATTAATTAATTTAGCACTTAAACAAGAAGCACCAATTTATCATCATAGCGGTAATTCTGAAGCAGAAGAAAGTTCAGAAAAAGCTAGTGGAAGCATTGGTTCTCAAATTTATAAACATTTAATGAATGGGATTAGTCATATGTTGCCATTTGTGATTGGTGGGGGAATTATTATTGCCTTGTCATTCATGGTGGATCAATTTATGGGTGTTCCTCAAGAAGAATTGTCAAAACTAGGTAGTTACCATGAGTTAGCCGCTCAATTAAATACCATTGGTGGGGCAGCATTTGGTTTCATGTTACCAGTTTTAGCCGGATTTATTGCTTCAAGTATTGCGGATCGTCCCGGTTTAGTGGTTGGTTTTGCTGCAGGTGCTTTAGCTAATACAGGTGGTGCAGGTTTCTTAGGTGCTTTACTAGGTGGTTTCATTGCGGGTTACGTGGTGGAATTCTTAAGAAAAATTCTTAAAGGATTACCAAAATCATTAGATGGAATCAAAACGATTTTATTCTATCCACTGTTTGGTGTATTAATTACAGGCGCAATCATGTTAGTGGTTAATGTTCCAATGGCAGCGATCAATGATGGCTTGAATAATTTCTTAAACGGTTTATCAGGCGGAAATGCTGCCTTACTTGGTGCGTTATTAGGTGGAATGATGGCGATTGACTTAGGTGGTCCAGTAAATAAAGCTGCTTACGTCTTTGGGACAGGAACCCTAGCAGCAACAGTAGCTACAGGTGGTAGTCCAATGATGGCAGCAGTGATGGCTGGTGGGATGGTTCCACCACTTGCTATTGCCATTGCAACGATTTTATTCAAAGATAAATTTACTAAAAAAGACAAAGATGCAGGACTAACAAACTTAGTCATGGGATTCTCATTTATTACAGAAGGAGCTATTCCATTTGCAGCTTCTGATCCATTAAAAATGATTCCAAGTTTTGTGGTTGGTTCAGCGTTAACTGGCGCTTTAGTTGGTGGTGCAGGCATTAAATTAATGGCACCACATGGCGGGATTTTTGTTATCATGTTAGTTAATAAACCAATTCTTTACTTAGGTTTTATCTTAATCGGTTCATTTGTTAGTGCGATTGTTTTAGGGTTATTGAAGAAGAAAGTATAG
- a CDS encoding Cof-type HAD-IIB family hydrolase, whose amino-acid sequence MIKLVAIDLDGTLLTDEKKITDRNKEVLTKAKEQGTKIVLCTGRPLIAIETYLNRLELRDAEDYSITFNGGAIQKNDTGEELLSYSLSLEEVKQMAEVMTELDLPLDIISVDTCINLTTSKSKKSIYQTLNPILTYKTMTPDELTEDIIFNKMVVGVEPEYLDEKLKSLDDIWKEKFNIMKSRPCLLEIIHRDVSKSNGIDLLAKELGIKQSEVMAIGDEENDISMIEYAGMGVVMENGNETVKKLAQFITKSNEEDGVAYAVEKFVLRD is encoded by the coding sequence ATGATTAAATTAGTAGCAATAGATTTAGATGGCACGTTGTTAACAGATGAAAAGAAAATTACTGATCGTAATAAAGAAGTTTTAACTAAAGCAAAAGAACAAGGAACAAAAATTGTTTTATGTACGGGACGACCTTTGATTGCGATTGAAACTTATTTGAACCGTTTAGAATTAAGAGATGCAGAGGATTATAGCATTACCTTTAATGGTGGAGCGATTCAAAAAAATGATACAGGTGAAGAGTTACTTTCTTATTCATTAAGCCTTGAAGAAGTGAAACAAATGGCTGAGGTGATGACTGAATTAGATTTACCTTTAGATATTATTTCAGTAGATACTTGTATTAATTTAACAACGTCTAAAAGTAAGAAATCAATCTATCAAACGTTGAACCCAATCTTAACGTATAAAACTATGACACCAGATGAATTAACAGAAGACATTATCTTCAATAAAATGGTAGTTGGCGTTGAACCTGAGTACTTAGATGAAAAACTAAAAAGCTTAGACGACATCTGGAAAGAAAAATTCAATATTATGAAATCTCGTCCATGTTTACTTGAAATTATCCACCGTGATGTAAGTAAATCAAATGGAATTGATTTACTTGCGAAAGAATTAGGCATTAAGCAATCAGAAGTTATGGCAATTGGTGATGAGGAAAATGATATTTCGATGATTGAGTATGCTGGTATGGGCGTTGTAATGGAGAACGGGAACGAAACCGTCAAAAAACTAGCCCAATTTATTACAAAATCAAATGAGGAAGACGGCGTGGCATATGCTGTTGAAAAATTTGTGTTAAGGGATTAA
- a CDS encoding DeoR/GlpR family DNA-binding transcription regulator, whose product MLTEERQQAILSLLNEKNIIKTRELMSSLDVSESTIRRDLQEMEAAGILKRVHGGAKRTIKLESELDMEAKSSKNVHEKNSIGAYAASLVTEGEFIYLDAGTTTYEMLPFLKDKTIHVVTNSVQHASAGIDLGLQITMIGGAIRNTTKAAVSHQAIEQIKMCYFDKAFMGANGVHDEYGYTTVDAEEAAIKKVAMHQSQQVFVLADKTKFDKVNFSKIGNIEEALLITDLLQEEQLARLKNKTTIKEVLK is encoded by the coding sequence ATGTTAACAGAAGAAAGACAACAAGCGATTTTATCTTTACTCAATGAAAAGAATATCATTAAAACAAGAGAACTTATGTCATCTTTAGATGTTTCTGAATCAACGATTCGTCGTGATTTACAAGAAATGGAAGCTGCCGGAATTTTAAAGCGTGTTCATGGTGGTGCTAAGAGAACCATTAAATTAGAATCTGAACTAGATATGGAAGCTAAATCATCCAAAAACGTTCATGAAAAGAATTCAATTGGTGCTTATGCAGCCTCTCTTGTGACAGAAGGTGAATTTATTTACCTAGATGCAGGAACAACCACATATGAAATGTTACCCTTTTTAAAGGATAAAACGATTCATGTTGTGACGAACTCTGTTCAACATGCCAGTGCAGGTATTGATTTAGGGCTTCAAATAACCATGATTGGTGGCGCGATTAGAAACACGACAAAAGCGGCGGTTAGTCATCAAGCCATTGAGCAAATCAAAATGTGTTATTTTGATAAAGCTTTTATGGGAGCTAATGGCGTTCATGATGAATATGGTTATACAACAGTTGATGCAGAAGAAGCAGCGATTAAAAAAGTAGCCATGCATCAGTCGCAACAAGTGTTTGTTTTAGCAGACAAGACGAAATTTGACAAGGTGAATTTTTCTAAAATTGGTAATATCGAAGAGGCATTACTCATTACAGATTTACTACAAGAAGAACAATTAGCCCGTCTTAAAAATAAAACAACAATCAAGGAGGTTTTAAAATGA
- the ftsY gene encoding signal recognition particle-docking protein FtsY produces the protein MGFFDKIKKAVLGEKSEQVEIKEEIVEIEETPQIEEPAEQVVEAVVEVTEEMISEPIKVEEEMAFETTEIKAEEPEQVESEVSVEEPIVEEVQPVVEEAPIQEEVVVEQPKVEEETTVEKYDKGLEKSRKTFGQFMNNLFSNFRMVDDEFFEELEEALIRADVGFETAMRISDELQEEVKLKNVKKQSDVQNTIIEKLVEIYDAEGADENNELNIQTDGPTIILFVGVNGVGKTTSIGKLAHRYKQDGKKVLLAAADTFRAGAIDQLAVWGERAGVDVVKHAAGSDPAAVVFDAVEKTKKENYDILLVDTAGRLQNKVHLMKELEKMKRIIEREYPSAPHEVLLVVDATTGQNAMVQAKEFKDTTDVTGIVLSKLDGTAKGGMVLAIRNELHLPVKLVGLGERITDLEDFDPNQFVYGLFKDLMEMYED, from the coding sequence ATGGGATTTTTTGATAAGATAAAAAAAGCTGTTCTAGGAGAAAAGTCAGAACAAGTTGAAATAAAAGAAGAAATTGTTGAGATAGAAGAAACGCCTCAAATAGAGGAACCTGCTGAGCAAGTAGTGGAAGCAGTAGTTGAAGTGACAGAAGAAATGATTTCTGAACCGATTAAAGTGGAAGAAGAAATGGCTTTTGAGACAACTGAAATTAAAGCTGAAGAACCTGAGCAAGTTGAATCAGAGGTCAGTGTTGAGGAGCCTATAGTTGAAGAGGTACAACCAGTAGTCGAAGAAGCCCCTATTCAAGAAGAAGTTGTTGTGGAACAACCAAAAGTAGAGGAAGAAACAACGGTTGAAAAATACGACAAAGGCTTAGAAAAATCACGTAAGACATTCGGACAATTTATGAATAATTTATTCTCGAATTTCCGTATGGTGGATGATGAGTTTTTCGAAGAATTAGAAGAAGCGTTGATCAGAGCCGATGTTGGTTTTGAAACAGCTATGCGAATTTCAGATGAACTTCAAGAAGAAGTAAAACTGAAAAATGTTAAAAAACAATCTGACGTTCAGAATACAATTATCGAAAAATTAGTTGAAATTTATGACGCTGAGGGTGCTGATGAGAATAACGAGCTGAATATCCAAACAGATGGTCCAACAATTATTTTATTTGTTGGAGTCAATGGCGTTGGGAAAACAACGAGCATTGGGAAACTGGCTCATCGATACAAGCAAGACGGGAAAAAAGTCTTACTTGCAGCCGCAGATACCTTTAGAGCCGGAGCAATTGATCAGTTAGCTGTTTGGGGTGAACGAGCTGGAGTGGATGTTGTAAAACATGCTGCCGGTAGTGATCCTGCAGCGGTTGTATTTGATGCTGTTGAAAAAACGAAAAAAGAGAACTACGATATCCTATTAGTGGATACAGCAGGACGTTTACAAAATAAAGTTCATCTGATGAAAGAACTTGAAAAAATGAAACGTATTATTGAACGTGAATACCCATCTGCTCCTCACGAAGTATTACTTGTAGTGGATGCAACAACAGGTCAAAATGCTATGGTTCAAGCCAAAGAATTTAAAGATACGACAGATGTAACAGGGATTGTTCTTTCTAAATTAGATGGAACAGCCAAAGGTGGAATGGTTCTAGCCATCCGTAACGAACTACACCTACCAGTTAAGTTAGTTGGATTAGGAGAGAGAATCACAGACCTAGAAGACTTCGATCCAAACCAATTCGTCTACGGATTATTCAAAGACCTAATGGAAATGTATGAAGACTAA
- the pfkB gene encoding 1-phosphofructokinase: protein MIYTVTLNPAIDYVIRVPEFQVDQLNKTTEEYKFPGGKGINVSRILKNLDVESINLGFVGGFTGSFIRNKLSEERLITDFIEVPGDTRINIKLKSDVETEINGQGPTIESVHLHALKSQLSDCTSSDLIVFSGSIPKGVSEDIYTELVQLVSELNIPFVVDISSEKLLDILKFSPTLIKPNHHELADIFNTSFNSFEEMIPYGQKLVAMGAENVLLSMGKDGAALFNETGVYRAPGLVGQLKNSVGSGDSMVAGFVSQLSQEKEILEAFKYGVASGSATAFNDDLAPGKDILALVEKVKINKLT, encoded by the coding sequence ATGATTTACACTGTCACATTAAATCCAGCGATTGATTATGTGATTCGAGTTCCTGAGTTTCAAGTGGATCAACTGAACAAAACAACTGAGGAATACAAGTTTCCAGGAGGCAAAGGAATTAATGTTTCTAGAATTTTGAAAAACTTGGATGTGGAATCAATAAATTTAGGTTTTGTTGGCGGGTTTACGGGCTCATTCATCAGAAATAAATTAAGTGAAGAACGCTTAATCACAGATTTTATCGAAGTACCAGGAGACACACGAATTAACATTAAGTTAAAGAGTGATGTTGAAACAGAGATCAATGGTCAAGGTCCTACAATTGAATCTGTTCACTTACACGCTTTAAAATCACAGCTATCAGATTGTACGTCATCTGATTTAATCGTCTTTTCAGGAAGTATTCCAAAAGGCGTATCTGAGGATATTTACACAGAATTAGTTCAGCTAGTGAGTGAATTAAATATTCCCTTTGTGGTGGATATTAGTAGTGAGAAATTATTGGATATTTTAAAATTCTCACCAACACTTATCAAGCCGAATCATCATGAGTTGGCAGATATATTTAATACATCATTCAATAGTTTTGAAGAGATGATTCCTTACGGTCAAAAGTTGGTCGCTATGGGAGCGGAAAATGTTTTACTATCAATGGGGAAAGATGGTGCAGCATTATTCAATGAAACAGGTGTTTACAGAGCACCTGGATTAGTCGGTCAATTGAAAAATTCAGTTGGATCAGGGGATTCAATGGTAGCTGGCTTTGTCAGTCAACTCTCTCAAGAAAAAGAGATATTAGAAGCCTTTAAGTACGGCGTGGCATCAGGAAGCGCCACAGCTTTTAATGATGATTTAGCACCAGGTAAAGATATTTTAGCATTAGTCGAAAAAGTTAAAATAAATAAATTAACGTGA